The following are encoded together in the Bacillus sp. NP157 genome:
- the rpoC gene encoding DNA-directed RNA polymerase subunit beta', producing the protein MKDLLNLFNQQRQTLDFDAIKIALASPELIRSWSYGEVKKPETINYRTFKPERDGLFCAAIFGPIKDYECLCGKYKRMKHRGVVCEKCGTEVTLAKVRRERMGHIELASPTAHIWFLKSLPSRIGLMLDMTLRDIERILYFEAFVVIDPGLTALERGQLLSEDQYLEATEEHGDEFDARMGAEAVYELLKSLDLPGEVIRLKEEIASTNSETKLKRLTKRVKLIEAFLESGNKPEWMVLTVLPVLPPDLRPLVPLDGGRFATSDLNDLYRRVINRNNRLKRLLELAAPDIIVRNEKRMLQESVDALLDNGRRGRAITGTNKRALKSLADMIKGKQGRFRQNLLGKRVDYSGRSVIVVGPTLRLHQCGLPKKMALELFKPFIFAKLQARGEATTIKAAKKLVEREESQVWDILEEVIREHPVMLNRAPTLHRLGIQAFEPVLIEGKAIQLHPLVCTAFNADFDGDQMAVHVPLSIEAQLEARALMMSSNNVLSPANGEPIIVPSQDVVLGLYYMTRELVNAKGSGMVFANIGEVRRAYDNRAVELHAKVKVRVRVFEVAEDGTRSASTQIVDTTVGRALLAEIIPEGLPFALVNVELTKKNISRLINQSYRLLGLKESVVFADKLMYTGFRFATRAGISIGIDDMKIPAEKKAILEEAEKEVVEIQEQYQSGLVTAGERYNKVVDIWSRTNELVAKAMIDGIGTEKVADAEGKMVNQKSMNSLYIMADSGARGSAAQIRQLAGMRGLMARPDGSIIETPIKANFREGLNVLQYFNSTHGARKGLADTALKTANSGYLTRRLVDVAQDVVITEHDCGTEDGVMMSPIVEGGDVVEPLRERVLGRVVVEDVYAPGEGDEPIVTRDTLLDEGLVDKLDKAGVQLIKVRSPITCRASHGVCALCYGRDLARGHLVNMGEAVGVVAAQSIGEPGTQLTMRTFHIGGAASRAAAVDNVTVRTTGTLKFNNLKSVEHNQGHLVAVSRSGEVSVIDVNGRERERYKVPYGATIAVKDGDPVKAGQTVANWDPHTHPIVTEVSGVVRFIDFIDGVTVQSQTDELTGLESAVVTDPKRRGTQAKDLRPIVRLEDSKGRELKLPGTDIAAQYFLPAGAIVSIQNGAEVGVGDVVARIPQETSKTRDITGGLPRVADLFEARKPKEPAILAERSGIISFGKDTKGKQRLIIKDVDGNEHEELIPKWRQVIVFEGEHVEKGETVVDGEPNPHDILRLLGVEPLASYLVKEIQDVYRLQGVKINDKHIEAIIRQMLRKVEITEGGDSTYLRGEQVERVRMNEENERAEKRGERPAGFESVLLGITKASLATESFISAASFQETTRVLTEAAVRGTRDTLRGLKENVIVGRLIPAGTGLAYHASRRSQSGLTDADLQTLQGSGASVSFEEAPAGSNDSAE; encoded by the coding sequence ATGAAAGACCTGCTCAATCTGTTCAACCAGCAGCGACAGACGCTGGACTTCGACGCGATCAAGATCGCCCTGGCTTCGCCGGAGCTGATCCGCTCGTGGTCGTACGGCGAAGTGAAGAAGCCGGAAACCATCAACTACCGTACGTTCAAGCCTGAGCGTGACGGCCTGTTCTGCGCGGCCATCTTTGGCCCGATCAAGGACTACGAGTGCCTGTGCGGCAAGTACAAGCGCATGAAGCACCGTGGCGTGGTCTGCGAGAAGTGCGGCACCGAGGTCACCCTGGCCAAGGTCCGTCGCGAGCGCATGGGCCACATCGAGCTGGCCAGCCCGACTGCGCACATCTGGTTCCTGAAGTCGCTGCCGTCGCGCATCGGCCTCATGCTGGACATGACGCTGCGTGACATCGAGCGCATCCTGTACTTCGAAGCGTTCGTCGTGATCGATCCGGGCCTGACCGCGCTCGAGCGCGGTCAGTTGCTCAGCGAAGACCAGTACCTGGAAGCCACCGAAGAGCACGGTGACGAGTTCGACGCCCGCATGGGTGCCGAGGCCGTCTACGAGCTCCTGAAGAGCCTCGACCTGCCGGGCGAAGTCATCCGCCTCAAGGAAGAGATCGCTTCGACGAACTCGGAAACCAAGCTCAAGCGCCTCACCAAGCGCGTGAAGCTGATCGAGGCGTTCCTGGAATCCGGTAACAAGCCGGAGTGGATGGTGCTGACCGTCCTGCCGGTGCTGCCGCCGGACCTGCGTCCGCTGGTGCCGCTGGATGGCGGCCGTTTCGCCACGTCCGACCTGAACGACCTGTACCGCCGCGTCATCAACCGTAACAACCGCCTGAAGCGCCTGCTCGAACTCGCTGCGCCGGACATCATCGTCCGCAACGAGAAGCGCATGCTGCAGGAATCGGTCGATGCGCTGCTCGACAACGGCCGCCGCGGCCGTGCCATCACCGGCACGAACAAGCGCGCGCTGAAGTCGCTGGCCGACATGATCAAGGGCAAGCAGGGCCGCTTCCGCCAGAACCTGCTCGGTAAGCGCGTCGACTACTCGGGCCGTTCGGTCATCGTGGTCGGCCCGACCCTGCGCCTGCACCAGTGCGGCCTGCCGAAGAAGATGGCGCTTGAGCTGTTCAAGCCCTTCATTTTCGCCAAGCTCCAGGCCCGCGGCGAAGCGACCACGATCAAGGCTGCCAAGAAGCTGGTCGAGCGCGAAGAGTCGCAGGTGTGGGACATCCTGGAAGAGGTGATCCGCGAACATCCGGTCATGCTCAACCGTGCGCCCACGCTGCACCGCCTGGGCATCCAGGCGTTCGAGCCGGTCCTCATCGAAGGCAAGGCGATCCAGCTGCACCCGCTCGTCTGTACGGCATTCAACGCCGACTTCGACGGTGACCAGATGGCCGTCCACGTGCCGCTGTCGATCGAGGCGCAGCTCGAAGCCCGCGCCCTGATGATGTCGTCCAACAACGTGCTGTCGCCGGCCAACGGCGAGCCGATCATCGTGCCGTCGCAGGACGTCGTGCTCGGCCTGTACTACATGACCCGCGAGCTGGTTAACGCCAAGGGCTCGGGCATGGTGTTCGCGAACATCGGTGAAGTGCGCCGTGCGTACGACAACCGTGCCGTCGAACTGCACGCCAAGGTGAAGGTGCGCGTGCGCGTCTTCGAAGTGGCGGAAGACGGTACCCGTTCGGCAAGCACCCAGATCGTGGATACCACGGTCGGTCGCGCCCTGCTGGCCGAGATCATCCCGGAAGGCCTGCCGTTCGCCCTGGTGAACGTCGAGCTGACCAAGAAGAACATCTCGCGCCTGATCAACCAGAGCTACCGCCTGCTCGGCCTGAAGGAATCGGTCGTGTTCGCGGACAAGCTGATGTACACCGGCTTCCGTTTCGCGACCCGCGCCGGCATCTCGATCGGCATCGACGACATGAAGATCCCGGCTGAGAAGAAGGCGATCCTCGAGGAAGCCGAGAAGGAAGTCGTTGAGATCCAGGAGCAGTACCAGTCGGGCCTCGTGACCGCCGGCGAGCGCTACAACAAGGTCGTCGACATCTGGTCGCGTACGAACGAACTCGTCGCGAAGGCCATGATCGACGGTATCGGTACCGAGAAGGTCGCCGATGCCGAAGGCAAGATGGTCAACCAGAAGTCGATGAACTCGCTGTACATCATGGCCGACTCCGGCGCGCGTGGTAGCGCGGCGCAGATTCGCCAGCTGGCAGGCATGCGTGGCCTGATGGCTCGCCCGGACGGCTCGATCATCGAGACGCCCATCAAGGCGAACTTCCGTGAAGGCCTGAACGTGCTGCAGTACTTCAACTCCACCCACGGTGCTCGTAAGGGCCTCGCGGATACGGCGCTGAAGACGGCGAACTCGGGTTACCTGACGCGTCGCCTCGTCGACGTGGCGCAGGACGTGGTCATCACTGAACACGACTGCGGCACCGAAGACGGCGTGATGATGTCGCCGATCGTGGAAGGCGGCGACGTGGTCGAGCCGTTGCGCGAGCGCGTGCTTGGCCGCGTGGTGGTCGAAGACGTCTACGCCCCGGGCGAAGGCGACGAGCCGATCGTCACCCGCGATACCCTGCTCGACGAAGGCCTGGTCGACAAGCTCGACAAGGCTGGCGTGCAGCTCATCAAAGTGCGTTCGCCGATCACCTGCCGTGCCAGCCACGGCGTGTGCGCCCTGTGCTACGGCCGCGACCTTGCGCGTGGCCACCTGGTCAACATGGGTGAGGCCGTGGGCGTCGTCGCCGCACAGTCCATCGGTGAGCCGGGTACCCAGCTGACGATGCGTACGTTCCATATCGGTGGTGCGGCGTCCCGTGCCGCTGCCGTCGACAACGTCACCGTGCGCACCACCGGCACGCTGAAGTTCAATAACCTGAAGTCGGTCGAGCACAACCAGGGCCACCTGGTCGCCGTCTCGCGTTCGGGCGAAGTGAGCGTCATCGACGTCAACGGCCGCGAGCGCGAGCGTTACAAGGTGCCTTACGGCGCCACCATCGCCGTGAAGGACGGTGATCCGGTGAAGGCTGGCCAGACCGTGGCCAACTGGGATCCGCATACCCATCCGATCGTCACGGAAGTGTCCGGCGTGGTTCGCTTCATCGACTTCATCGATGGCGTGACCGTGCAGTCGCAGACGGACGAACTGACCGGCCTCGAGTCGGCGGTGGTGACGGATCCGAAGCGTCGCGGCACGCAGGCCAAGGACCTGCGCCCGATCGTCCGCCTGGAAGACAGCAAGGGCCGTGAGCTCAAGCTGCCGGGTACGGACATCGCGGCACAGTACTTCCTGCCGGCTGGCGCGATCGTCTCGATCCAGAACGGTGCCGAAGTGGGCGTGGGTGACGTGGTCGCCCGTATCCCGCAGGAAACCTCGAAGACCCGCGACATCACGGGTGGTCTGCCGCGCGTGGCCGATCTGTTCGAAGCCCGCAAGCCGAAGGAGCCGGCGATCCTCGCGGAGCGCTCGGGCATCATCAGCTTCGGCAAGGACACCAAGGGCAAGCAGCGCCTGATCATCAAGGACGTGGACGGCAACGAGCACGAAGAGCTGATTCCCAAGTGGCGCCAGGTCATCGTGTTCGAAGGCGAGCATGTGGAGAAGGGCGAGACCGTCGTCGACGGCGAGCCGAATCCGCATGACATCCTGCGCCTGCTGGGTGTCGAGCCGCTGGCTTCGTACCTGGTCAAGGAAATCCAGGACGTGTACCGCCTGCAGGGCGTGAAGATCAACGACAAGCACATCGAAGCGATCATTCGCCAGATGCTTCGCAAGGTCGAGATCACCGAGGGCGGCGACAGCACGTACCTCCGCGGTGAACAGGTCGAGCGCGTCCGCATGAACGAGGAAAACGAGCGCGCCGAGAAGCGTGGCGAGCGTCCGGCCGGCTTCGAGTCGGTCCTGCTCGGCATCACCAAGGCGTCGCTGGCAACTGAGTCGTTCATCTCGGCGGCCTCGTTCCAGGAGACCACCCGCGTGCTCACCGAGGCCGCTGTCCGCGGCACCCGTGATACGTTGCGTGGCCTGAAGGAAAATGTTATTGTTGGGCGGCTAATCCCTGCGGGTACGGGTCTGGCATACCACGCTTCGCGTCGTAGCCAGAGCGGCCTGACGGACGCTGACCTCCAGACCCTCCAGGGTTCGGGCGCTTCCGTCTCGTTCGAAGAAGCCCCCGCCGGTTCCAACGATAGCGCCGAGTGA
- the rpoB gene encoding DNA-directed RNA polymerase subunit beta, producing MTYSFTEKKRIRKDFGKRPPVLGVPNLLTIQTDSYKEFLQEHTNAKSREEKGLHAALKSVFPISSYSGNAALEYVDYRLGEPAFDERECRNRGMTFGAPLRATVRLVIYDKDSPASKKAVKYVKEQEVYMGEIPLMTDTGTFIINGTERVIVSQLHRSPGVFFDHDRGKTHSSGKLLFSARVIPYRGSWLDFEFDPKDALFTRIDRRRKLPVTVLLRALGYNNEEMLSIFFEHNVFHLGKKGTVTLDLVAERLRGETLSFDLVIDGNVLVEAGKRITARHVRQLANEKIATLEVPDDYPVGRIVAIDMIDKDTGEVIAAANDELTLEHLEHFRKAGIETVPTLYVNDLDKGAYISNTLRIDNTRTQLEALVEIYRMMRPGEPPTKDAAQNLFYNLFFTFDRYDLSGVGRMKFNRRVGRKDVVGPGVLYDHKYFSERKEEEAQRLLAEQGETSDVLDVLRVLIDIRNGIGTVDDIDHLGNRRVRSVGEMAENTFRIGLVRVERAVRERLSLAESEGLTPQELINAKPVAAAVKEFFGSSQLSQFMDQNNPLSEVTHKRRVSALGPGGLTRERAGFEVRDVHPTHYGRVCTIETPEGPNIGLINSLAVYARTNAYGFLETPYRKVENGKVTDKVDYLSAIEEGDHVIAQANSPLTKEGKFIEDFVSCRFRGESELRPSAEINYMDVSPMQTVSVAAALVPFLEHDDANRALMGANMQRQAVPTLRSQKPLVGTGIERAVARDSGVTVAAKRGGVIDQVDAARIVVRVNEVEVGDDDAGVDIYTLTKYTRSNQNTNLNQRPLVNVGDIVAVGDTLADGSSTDLGELALGQNMLVAFMPWNGYNFEDSILISERVVQEDRYTSIHIEEMTCIARDTKLGAEEITADIPNVGESALARLDESGIVYIGAEVKAGDILVGKVTPKGESQLTPEEKLLRAIFGEKASDVKDSSLRVPPGMDGNVIDVQVFTRDGIEKDKRAKQIEETELKRIRKDLDDQFRILEGAIYARMRTALVGKSAMSGPAGLKRGTVIDDAYLDGLKKDDWFKINVKEEEVSEFLERAAEQVKRHKENFEKRFKEKQGKITQGDDLAPGVLKMVKVYLAVKRRIQPGDKMAGRHGNKGVVSMIVPVEDMPFSADGRPVDIVLNPLGVPSRMNIGQILEVHLGWAAKGLGHKIDAMIQAQEKPAKLREFLHEVYNHGNAGAEGATRFVDLPSMSDAEIVNLADNLRDGVPMATPVFDGAEEAEIKHMLKLADLPESGQTMLYDGRTGEAFDRPVTVGYMHMLKLNHLVDDKMHARSTGPYSLVTQQPLGGKAQFGGQRFGEMEVWALEAYGAAYTLQEMLTVKSDDVQGRNQMYKNIVDGNHEMAAGMPESFNVLVKEIRSLGIDIELEELKK from the coding sequence ATGACCTACTCGTTTACCGAGAAGAAGCGCATCCGCAAGGATTTCGGCAAGCGGCCCCCCGTGCTGGGCGTGCCCAACCTGCTGACGATCCAGACCGACTCGTACAAAGAATTCCTGCAGGAACACACTAACGCGAAGTCGCGTGAAGAAAAGGGCTTGCACGCTGCCCTGAAGTCGGTGTTCCCGATCTCCAGCTACTCCGGCAACGCCGCCCTCGAGTACGTCGACTATCGCCTCGGCGAGCCGGCGTTCGACGAGCGCGAGTGCCGCAACCGTGGCATGACCTTCGGTGCGCCGCTGCGCGCCACCGTGCGCCTGGTCATCTACGACAAGGACAGCCCGGCGTCGAAGAAGGCCGTGAAGTACGTGAAGGAGCAGGAAGTCTACATGGGCGAAATTCCGCTCATGACCGACACCGGCACCTTCATCATCAACGGTACCGAGCGCGTCATCGTTTCCCAGCTGCACCGTTCGCCGGGCGTGTTCTTCGATCACGACCGCGGCAAGACGCACAGCTCGGGCAAGCTGCTGTTCTCCGCGCGCGTCATTCCTTACCGTGGTTCGTGGCTCGACTTTGAGTTCGACCCGAAGGATGCGCTGTTCACGCGTATCGATCGTCGCCGCAAGCTGCCGGTGACCGTGCTGCTGCGCGCGCTCGGCTACAACAACGAAGAGATGCTGAGCATCTTCTTCGAGCACAACGTGTTCCACCTGGGCAAGAAGGGCACGGTCACGCTCGACCTGGTCGCCGAGCGCCTGCGCGGTGAAACCCTTTCGTTCGACCTCGTGATCGACGGCAACGTGCTGGTGGAAGCCGGCAAGCGCATCACTGCGCGCCACGTTCGCCAGCTCGCCAACGAAAAGATCGCGACGCTCGAAGTGCCGGACGACTACCCGGTCGGCCGCATCGTCGCCATCGACATGATCGACAAGGACACCGGCGAAGTCATCGCCGCGGCCAACGACGAGCTCACCCTCGAGCACCTCGAGCACTTCCGCAAGGCCGGCATCGAAACCGTGCCGACGCTGTACGTGAACGACCTCGACAAGGGTGCGTACATCTCGAACACGCTGCGCATCGACAACACGCGCACGCAGCTCGAGGCCCTGGTCGAGATCTACCGGATGATGCGTCCGGGCGAGCCGCCGACCAAGGATGCCGCGCAGAACCTGTTCTACAACCTGTTCTTCACCTTCGACCGCTACGACCTGTCGGGCGTGGGCCGCATGAAGTTCAACCGCCGCGTCGGCCGCAAGGACGTCGTTGGCCCGGGCGTGCTCTACGACCACAAGTACTTCAGCGAGCGTAAGGAAGAAGAGGCCCAGCGCCTCCTCGCCGAGCAGGGCGAAACCTCGGACGTCCTCGACGTCCTGCGCGTCCTGATCGACATCCGCAACGGTATCGGAACGGTCGACGATATCGACCATCTCGGTAACCGTCGCGTCCGTTCGGTCGGCGAAATGGCCGAGAACACCTTCCGCATCGGCCTGGTCCGCGTGGAACGTGCCGTGCGCGAGCGCCTGTCGCTGGCCGAATCCGAGGGCCTGACCCCGCAGGAACTGATCAACGCCAAGCCGGTCGCGGCAGCGGTGAAGGAGTTCTTCGGTTCGTCGCAGCTCTCGCAGTTCATGGATCAGAACAACCCGCTGTCCGAAGTGACCCACAAGCGCCGCGTGTCGGCGCTCGGACCGGGCGGCCTGACCCGTGAGCGTGCCGGCTTCGAAGTCCGCGACGTGCACCCGACCCATTACGGCCGCGTCTGCACCATCGAAACGCCGGAAGGCCCGAACATCGGCCTGATCAACTCGCTGGCCGTTTACGCCCGCACCAATGCCTACGGCTTCCTTGAGACGCCGTATCGCAAGGTCGAGAACGGCAAGGTCACCGACAAGGTCGACTACCTGTCCGCGATCGAAGAGGGCGACCACGTCATCGCGCAGGCGAACTCGCCGCTGACGAAGGAAGGCAAGTTCATCGAAGACTTCGTCTCCTGCCGCTTCCGCGGTGAGTCGGAGCTGCGTCCGTCGGCCGAGATCAACTACATGGACGTTTCGCCCATGCAGACGGTGTCGGTCGCAGCCGCGCTCGTGCCGTTCCTCGAGCACGATGACGCGAACCGCGCACTGATGGGCGCGAACATGCAGCGCCAGGCCGTCCCGACCCTGCGCAGCCAGAAGCCGCTCGTCGGCACCGGCATCGAGCGCGCCGTGGCGCGTGACTCGGGCGTCACCGTGGCCGCCAAGCGCGGTGGTGTCATCGACCAGGTCGATGCCGCCCGTATCGTCGTGCGCGTCAACGAAGTGGAAGTGGGCGACGACGACGCCGGCGTCGATATCTACACGCTGACCAAGTACACCCGTTCCAACCAGAACACCAACCTCAACCAGCGTCCGCTGGTGAACGTGGGTGACATCGTGGCCGTGGGCGACACGCTGGCCGACGGTTCGTCGACCGACCTGGGCGAGCTCGCGCTCGGCCAGAACATGCTGGTCGCGTTCATGCCGTGGAACGGCTACAACTTCGAAGACTCGATCCTCATCTCCGAGCGCGTCGTGCAGGAAGATCGTTACACCTCGATCCACATCGAGGAAATGACCTGCATCGCCCGTGACACGAAGCTGGGTGCCGAAGAAATCACCGCGGACATCCCGAACGTCGGCGAGTCGGCGCTTGCCCGCCTCGACGAGTCCGGCATCGTCTACATCGGTGCGGAAGTGAAGGCTGGCGACATCCTGGTGGGCAAGGTCACGCCGAAGGGCGAAAGCCAGCTCACCCCGGAAGAGAAGCTGCTTCGCGCCATCTTCGGCGAGAAGGCCTCGGACGTTAAGGACAGCTCGCTGCGCGTGCCCCCGGGCATGGACGGCAACGTCATCGACGTGCAGGTCTTCACCCGCGACGGCATCGAGAAGGACAAGCGCGCCAAGCAGATCGAAGAGACCGAGCTGAAGCGTATCCGCAAGGATCTCGACGACCAGTTCCGCATCCTCGAAGGCGCGATCTACGCCCGTATGCGTACGGCGCTCGTCGGCAAGTCCGCGATGAGCGGCCCGGCCGGCCTCAAGCGCGGTACGGTCATCGACGACGCTTACCTGGACGGCCTGAAGAAGGACGACTGGTTCAAGATCAACGTCAAGGAAGAGGAAGTCTCCGAGTTCCTCGAGCGCGCGGCCGAACAGGTCAAGCGCCACAAGGAGAACTTCGAGAAGCGCTTCAAGGAGAAGCAGGGCAAGATCACCCAGGGCGACGACCTCGCCCCGGGCGTGCTCAAGATGGTCAAGGTCTACCTTGCCGTTAAGCGCCGCATCCAGCCCGGTGACAAGATGGCAGGCCGACACGGTAACAAGGGTGTCGTGTCGATGATCGTCCCGGTCGAAGACATGCCGTTCTCGGCGGACGGTCGTCCGGTCGACATCGTGCTGAACCCGCTGGGCGTGCCGTCGCGTATGAACATCGGCCAGATCCTCGAAGTCCACCTTGGTTGGGCGGCGAAGGGACTTGGCCACAAGATCGACGCGATGATCCAGGCGCAGGAAAAGCCGGCGAAGCTGCGCGAGTTCCTGCACGAGGTCTACAACCACGGTAACGCCGGTGCCGAAGGCGCCACCCGCTTCGTCGACCTGCCGTCGATGAGCGACGCGGAAATCGTGAACCTCGCCGACAACCTGCGCGACGGCGTGCCGATGGCTACGCCGGTGTTCGACGGTGCGGAAGAGGCCGAGATCAAGCACATGCTGAAGCTTGCGGACTTGCCGGAATCCGGCCAGACCATGCTGTACGACGGCCGCACGGGTGAAGCGTTCGATCGCCCGGTCACCGTTGGCTACATGCACATGCTGAAGCTGAACCACCTCGTCGACGACAAGATGCACGCCCGTTCGACTGGTCCGTACTCGCTCGTTACCCAGCAGCCGCTGGGTGGCAAGGCGCAGTTCGGTGGCCAGCGCTTCGGCGAAATGGAAGTCTGGGCGCTGGAAGCTTACGGCGCGGCGTACACCCTGCAGGAAATGCTGACGGTCAAGTCGGATGACGTGCAGGGCCGTAACCAGATGTACAAGAACATCGTCGATGGCAACCACGAAATGGCTGCCGGCATGCCGGAATCCTTCAACGTCCTCGTGAAGGAAATCCGCTCGCTCGGTATCGACATCGAGCTCGAAGAGCTCAAGAAGTGA
- the rplL gene encoding 50S ribosomal protein L7/L12 encodes MSTLTTEQIVEAIKAKSLMEIMELVKSIEDTFGVSAAAPVAAAAAAGPAAAVEEQTEFDVILKSAGDKKVDVIKAVRAITGLGLKEAKDLTEAGGVVKEAASKDDAAKFKKDLEAAGATVELK; translated from the coding sequence ATGTCCACCCTGACCACCGAACAGATCGTCGAAGCCATCAAGGCCAAGTCCCTGATGGAAATCATGGAACTGGTGAAGTCGATCGAAGACACCTTTGGCGTCTCGGCTGCTGCCCCGGTTGCCGCTGCTGCTGCTGCCGGCCCGGCTGCTGCTGTTGAAGAGCAGACCGAGTTCGACGTGATCCTCAAGTCCGCTGGCGACAAGAAGGTCGACGTCATCAAGGCCGTCCGCGCCATCACCGGCCTGGGCCTGAAGGAAGCGAAGGACCTCACCGAAGCCGGTGGCGTCGTGAAGGAAGCTGCATCGAAGGATGACGCTGCGAAGTTCAAGAAGGACCTCGAAGCCGCTGGCGCCACGGTCGAACTCAAGTAA
- the rplJ gene encoding 50S ribosomal protein L10: MALNLSQKQEVVAELAEIAAKAHSLVAAEYAGTTVSQMTAMRKKARESGVFLKVVKNTLAARAVAGTEFEVVKDALVGPLLYAFSLEEPGAAGRVIKEFAKANDKLVPKVVSVEGKLLPAAHVDVLASLPTREEALAMLARVLSEPAAMFARAVKAVADQQGGGDVAAEAPAEAEPA, from the coding sequence ATGGCTCTCAATCTGTCCCAGAAGCAAGAAGTAGTCGCCGAGCTGGCAGAAATCGCCGCGAAGGCTCACTCCCTGGTCGCCGCCGAATACGCGGGCACCACGGTCTCCCAGATGACCGCGATGCGTAAGAAGGCTCGTGAGTCGGGCGTTTTCTTGAAAGTTGTCAAGAACACGCTTGCCGCACGCGCCGTGGCCGGTACCGAATTCGAGGTCGTCAAGGACGCCCTGGTCGGTCCGCTGCTTTACGCGTTCTCGCTGGAAGAGCCCGGTGCCGCCGGGCGTGTGATCAAGGAATTCGCCAAGGCAAACGACAAGCTCGTGCCGAAGGTCGTGTCGGTGGAAGGCAAGCTCCTTCCGGCCGCGCACGTCGACGTGCTCGCGTCGCTGCCGACCCGCGAAGAAGCGCTGGCTATGCTGGCTCGCGTCCTGTCCGAACCGGCTGCGATGTTCGCACGCGCCGTCAAGGCAGTGGCCGATCAGCAGGGTGGTGGCGATGTCGCCGCAGAAGCCCCGGCTGAAGCCGAACCCGCCTAA
- the rplA gene encoding 50S ribosomal protein L1 yields MAKITKRMKAASAAVQPGKTYGLDEALKIVKDNAKAKFAESVDVSVRLGIDAKKSDQGVRGSSLLPHGTGKTVRVAVFVPAGEKADAALAAGADAVGMDDLAEKMAAGDLNYGRVIATPDAMRVVGKLGQVLGPRGLMPNPKDGSVTADVATAVKNAKAGQVKFRNDKGGIIHATIGKASFDAAQLADNLNALIGDLLKAKPAAAKGQYIQKVSLSSTMGVGVPVDTSTVNASAK; encoded by the coding sequence ATGGCAAAGATCACCAAGCGTATGAAGGCCGCCTCGGCCGCTGTGCAGCCGGGCAAGACCTACGGCCTCGACGAAGCCCTGAAGATCGTCAAGGACAACGCCAAGGCCAAGTTCGCCGAGTCCGTGGACGTTTCCGTCCGCCTCGGCATCGACGCCAAGAAGTCGGACCAGGGCGTCCGCGGCTCCTCGCTGCTGCCGCACGGCACCGGCAAGACCGTTCGCGTGGCTGTGTTCGTGCCCGCCGGTGAGAAGGCTGACGCCGCTCTCGCCGCCGGTGCCGACGCTGTCGGCATGGACGACCTCGCCGAGAAGATGGCGGCTGGCGACCTGAACTACGGCCGCGTCATCGCGACCCCGGACGCCATGCGCGTCGTCGGTAAGCTCGGCCAGGTGCTCGGTCCCCGCGGCCTGATGCCGAACCCGAAGGACGGCTCGGTCACCGCCGACGTCGCCACGGCCGTCAAGAACGCCAAGGCCGGCCAGGTCAAGTTCCGTAACGACAAGGGCGGCATCATCCACGCCACCATCGGCAAGGCCAGCTTCGACGCTGCCCAGCTGGCGGACAACCTGAACGCGCTGATCGGCGACCTGCTGAAGGCCAAGCCGGCGGCTGCGAAGGGTCAGTACATCCAGAAGGTGTCGCTGTCGAGCACCATGGGCGTTGGCGTGCCGGTCGATACCTCGACCGTGAACGCTTCGGCCAAGTAA
- the rplK gene encoding 50S ribosomal protein L11, producing the protein MAKKVIGYIKLQVKAGQANPSPPVGPALGQRGLNIMEFCKAFNAATQKLEPGLPIPVVITAYSDRTFTFITKTPPASILLKKITGVAKGSPKPNTDKVGKVTRAQLEEIAKAKEPDLTAADLDAAVRTIAGSARSMGLVVEG; encoded by the coding sequence ATGGCAAAGAAAGTCATTGGTTACATCAAGTTGCAGGTGAAGGCCGGTCAGGCCAACCCGTCGCCGCCGGTGGGCCCCGCCCTCGGCCAGCGCGGCCTGAACATCATGGAATTCTGCAAGGCGTTCAATGCCGCCACGCAGAAGCTCGAGCCGGGTCTCCCGATCCCGGTCGTGATCACGGCCTATTCGGACCGTACCTTCACCTTCATCACGAAGACCCCGCCGGCCTCGATCCTCCTCAAGAAGATCACGGGCGTGGCCAAGGGCTCGCCGAAGCCGAACACCGACAAGGTTGGCAAGGTCACCCGCGCCCAGCTCGAGGAAATCGCGAAGGCGAAGGAGCCGGATCTCACGGCTGCTGATCTGGATGCCGCCGTGCGTACGATCGCCGGCAGCGCGCGTTCCATGGGTCTGGTGGTAGAGGGTTAA